From the Micromonospora sediminicola genome, one window contains:
- the ccsB gene encoding c-type cytochrome biogenesis protein CcsB yields the protein MSALSDQLVTFAILAYLVAMISHAVEFAVGNARKVVAASPARELVGAGVGGAGGTVDQPVAPERPDRSAARAALAGRIAAWLTTLAAALHLGAVVTRGLAAERMPWGNMYEFVLTVTWIGAAAWLVVLWKQPSLRRLGLFLTLVMVLLLAFAELKLYVQVQPLMPALQSYWFIIHVSTIIFASGIFLLGVVPAAAYLMRSGWEQGRRSFPYTLARRLPAAAGLERLTFTLHAFAFPIFTFAVIAGAIWAEAAWGRAWGWDPKETWAFISWVVYAGYLHARATPSVRRNVATWIAIVGFLTVLMNLFGVNFFFTGLHSYAGVN from the coding sequence ATGTCCGCACTCTCCGACCAGCTGGTCACGTTCGCGATCCTGGCGTACCTGGTCGCGATGATCAGCCACGCCGTCGAGTTCGCGGTGGGCAACGCCCGCAAGGTGGTCGCGGCCTCCCCGGCCCGGGAGCTGGTCGGCGCGGGCGTCGGCGGCGCCGGCGGGACGGTGGATCAGCCGGTCGCGCCGGAGCGCCCCGACCGCTCCGCCGCGCGGGCCGCCCTGGCCGGGCGGATCGCCGCCTGGCTCACCACGCTCGCCGCCGCGCTGCACCTGGGCGCGGTGGTCACCCGGGGGCTCGCCGCGGAGCGGATGCCCTGGGGCAACATGTACGAGTTCGTGCTGACGGTCACCTGGATCGGGGCGGCCGCCTGGCTCGTGGTGCTCTGGAAGCAGCCGTCGTTGCGCCGGCTCGGACTGTTCCTGACGCTGGTGATGGTGCTGCTGCTGGCGTTCGCCGAGCTGAAGCTCTATGTGCAGGTGCAGCCGCTGATGCCGGCGCTCCAGTCGTACTGGTTCATCATCCACGTGTCGACGATCATCTTCGCCTCGGGCATCTTCCTGCTGGGCGTGGTGCCCGCCGCCGCGTACCTGATGCGGTCCGGCTGGGAGCAGGGCCGGCGCAGCTTCCCGTACACCCTGGCCCGCCGGCTGCCGGCGGCGGCCGGCCTGGAGCGGCTGACCTTCACCCTGCACGCCTTCGCCTTCCCGATCTTCACCTTCGCGGTGATCGCCGGGGCGATCTGGGCCGAGGCGGCCTGGGGCCGAGCCTGGGGTTGGGACCCGAAGGAGACCTGGGCGTTCATCTCCTGGGTGGTCTACGCGGGCTACCTGCACGCCCGGGCGACGCCGAGCGTGCGGCGCAACGTGGCCACCTGGATCGCGATCGTGGGCTTCCTGACCGTGCTGATGAACCTCTTCGGGGTCAACTTCTTCTTCACCGGTCTGCACTCGTACGCCGGCGTGAACTGA
- a CDS encoding cytochrome c biogenesis CcdA family protein, whose amino-acid sequence MGETFAELASSGPLLLAVSAAVLAGLVSFLSPCVLPLMPGYLSYVTGLAGSDLEGARKGPRLTPPVEEGPPLNTGGGAGVGVVERAPERTTVAVKGRVLAGTLLFIAGFTAVFVATAILFSGVGKLFFRYERTLEIVIGALVVVLGLGYLGLVPGMQREFRIRWLPAAGLLGAPVLGAVFALSWLPCTGPTLGAVLGMAVTEGGTDRAVVLAVAYCLGLGVPFVAFGLGFQRLLGVFRAVRRNSRWVTRIGGALLIVIGLALVTGGWQNVVIWLQTHVGVGEVSI is encoded by the coding sequence ATGGGCGAGACGTTCGCTGAGCTCGCCTCGTCCGGGCCGCTGCTGCTCGCGGTGAGTGCGGCGGTCCTCGCCGGCCTGGTGAGCTTCCTCTCCCCGTGCGTGCTCCCGCTGATGCCCGGCTACCTCTCCTACGTGACCGGCCTGGCCGGCTCCGACCTGGAGGGTGCAAGGAAGGGCCCCCGCTTAACGCCTCCGGTAGAGGAAGGGCCCCCGCTTAACACCGGGGGCGGCGCCGGGGTGGGCGTCGTGGAACGGGCGCCGGAGCGGACCACCGTCGCCGTCAAGGGGCGGGTGCTCGCCGGCACGCTGCTCTTCATCGCCGGCTTCACCGCCGTGTTCGTCGCCACCGCGATCCTCTTCTCCGGCGTCGGCAAGCTCTTCTTCCGGTACGAGCGCACGCTGGAGATCGTCATCGGCGCGCTGGTGGTGGTGCTCGGGCTCGGCTATCTCGGCCTGGTCCCCGGCATGCAGCGCGAGTTCCGGATCCGCTGGCTGCCCGCCGCCGGTCTGCTCGGCGCGCCGGTCCTCGGCGCGGTCTTCGCGCTCAGCTGGCTGCCGTGCACCGGCCCGACGCTCGGCGCGGTGCTCGGCATGGCGGTCACCGAGGGCGGCACCGACCGGGCCGTGGTGCTCGCCGTGGCGTACTGCCTCGGGCTGGGGGTACCGTTCGTCGCCTTCGGGCTGGGCTTCCAGCGCCTGCTCGGGGTGTTCCGTGCCGTCCGGCGCAACAGCCGCTGGGTCACCCGGATCGGCGGCGCGCTGCTGATCGTGATCGGCCTGGCGCTGGTCACGGGCGGCTGGCAGAACGTGGTGATCTGGTTGCAGACGCACGTCGGGGTGGGCGAGGTGAGCATCTGA
- a CDS encoding carboxymuconolactone decarboxylase family protein, protein MSHFTAYELDTAPDAARPVMTGVRRALGHLPAAVGLMAGSPELLKGFLAANAAFEATDLDPVAREVVVLTVATRNGCHLCVAMHTATLTRHDADPALIKALRDGTTLPEPRLEALRRFTVAVLDHRGAVGDAELNAFLAAGWQPRHALDVVLGVGTYTISTFANRLTAAPLDEPLQEYAWAPAA, encoded by the coding sequence ATGTCCCACTTCACCGCGTACGAACTCGACACCGCGCCCGACGCCGCCCGGCCGGTGATGACCGGCGTCCGCCGCGCCCTGGGCCACCTGCCCGCCGCCGTCGGCCTGATGGCCGGATCGCCCGAGCTGCTCAAGGGCTTCCTCGCCGCCAACGCGGCCTTCGAGGCCACCGACCTCGACCCGGTCGCCCGGGAGGTGGTCGTGCTGACCGTGGCCACCCGCAACGGATGCCACCTCTGCGTGGCCATGCACACCGCGACGCTCACCCGGCACGACGCCGACCCGGCGCTGATCAAGGCGCTGCGCGACGGCACGACGCTGCCCGAGCCCCGGCTGGAGGCGCTGCGCCGATTCACCGTCGCCGTGCTCGACCACCGGGGCGCGGTCGGAGACGCCGAGCTGAACGCGTTCCTCGCCGCCGGCTGGCAGCCCCGGCACGCGCTCGACGTGGTGCTCGGCGTCGGCACGTACACCATCTCCACGTTCGCGAACCGGCTCACCGCCGCGCCGCTCGACGAACCCCTTCAGGAGTACGCCTGGGCGCCGGCCGCCTGA
- a CDS encoding MarR family winged helix-turn-helix transcriptional regulator: protein MTTPDRPGFVLPLLLLAGFRTLVDDLHAELARQGHPDLRPAHGFVLQAVGPAGTTASDLGQRLGVSKQAAGKTVDRLVALGYLERVDDPADARRKLVRVTAKGRDGLHRSAAVFDQLRGRWAATLGADRVTAIEDDLRRMVPADVFRLDVPGWFGG, encoded by the coding sequence ATGACAACGCCTGACCGCCCCGGCTTCGTGCTGCCACTGCTCCTGCTCGCCGGCTTCCGCACGCTCGTCGACGACCTGCACGCCGAGCTGGCCCGCCAGGGGCACCCCGACCTGCGCCCGGCGCACGGCTTCGTCCTCCAGGCCGTCGGCCCGGCCGGCACCACCGCCTCCGACCTCGGGCAACGCCTCGGCGTCTCGAAGCAGGCCGCCGGGAAGACGGTGGACCGGCTGGTCGCGCTCGGCTACCTGGAACGGGTCGACGACCCGGCGGACGCGCGCCGCAAACTGGTCCGGGTGACGGCGAAGGGCCGCGACGGGCTGCACCGTTCCGCGGCCGTCTTCGACCAGTTGCGCGGGCGGTGGGCCGCCACGCTCGGCGCCGACCGGGTCACGGCCATCGAGGACGACCTGCGCCGGATGGTCCCGGCCGACGTGTTCCGCCTCGACGTGCCCGGCTGGTTCGGCGGGTGA